The genome window GCCGCGGCGTGAACGTTCCTTTGCCATCGTTGTCGAAGCCCCACACCTGCTCCCGGTCCTGCGAGACGACGGCCGCGATATCGAGATCGCCGTCGCCGTCGAAGTCCGCCACCGGGACATGGATCGCCCCCGCCGCCGGAAAGAGCTGATGCGACGTGAACGCCTGCTGGCCGTCGTTCTCCAGCCACAGGATCTCCCCGCGGGCGTAGCCGAAGACCGCCACCGCCAGGTCGATGTCCCCGTCGCCGTCGAAATCCCCCGGCTGGGCGTCCGCGACCCGTCGAACGTCGGTCAGCAGCTCGACGGGCTCATAGGCCTCCCCCGTGTTCCGGAGCCAGATCAGCTTGCCGACCCGCAGGTCGTCGGGCCAGATGTTCCCGAGGGACGAGACTACGAGGTCGAGACGGCCGTCCCGGTCGAGGTCGACGAGCGTGGCATGGGCGGGGGCCGGAATCTCGGTCGCCAGGACGGAGCGGGTCCAGCCGCCGTCGGCCGTCTGGTCGTAGCTCACGACCTGATTGAAGCGGGCGTCGCACACGATGGCGTCGCGGCGGCCGTCGCCGTTGCGATCGGCCAGTTGGACGTGCGTCGTCCACGACGGGACGGCCGCCGGGCTCTCCATCTCCCGCGGGGTCCACGGGATCGGCGAGGCGGGGTAGGAGGTTCCGTTCGAGACCGGCTCCGGGAGCGTTCCCCGCGGGGGAATGCGGTTCCACAGGAGAACCAGCAGAAGCGGAAGGCCGAGGAGGAGCAGCAGCCATCCAAGGCGGCCGCGCTGTGATCCCGGATCGGAGGCGGAAGGGGTGTCGGGCGAAGGCAAGGAGGGCACGGCGGGGAAGTGGGAGACAAGAGGCCCCGCCGCGAAACAGGTGTTCTGCTTGGCGGGGAGGGCTCGGAAAACGACAGTGGTCGGGAACGAACGATCACTGAGTCCAACCAGTATTGCGCATCCCGGACGTTTCGAACATCCGGCGGGCGGCGGAACGGACGAAGGATCCGATGACCGTGAGGAGACGCTCCATGACGACACTGACCCGTATCGCCCTCCTGCTGTCGATCGCCGGCCCCTGGGGACTTTCCGTCCACGGGGCCGAGCCTTCGCTTCAGGAACGGATCAACCACTCCGGGAAGAAGGGAGAGGCACGGACCGTCCTCATTCCGGCCGGACGCTATGAGCTGACGGAACCGCTCCATCTGGGACCGGAGGCGAGCGGCCTGACCCTGGCCGCGGAGCCGGGAGCCCAGGTCGAGATCGTCGGCTCGTCACGGCTGACCGGCTGGAAGCGGATCGATGAAGCCCGCAACGTCTGGGAGTGCCGCCTGCCGGACGGATTCCCGACGGCCCCTCCCCGGCAGTTGTTCCTGGCCGGAAGCCGGCTCGTCCGGGCCCGGACGCCGAACACCGGTTGGCTGGAGACGAAGGAGACCCTGGCGACGAAGCCGCCGCTGACGCTCGGCCTTCCCGACGGGATGGCCCGGGCCGAATGGGTCCGCCAGGGAGTCGTCATCCGCGGCCTCCAGAAGTGGGCCGGCTTCCAGCTCGCCGTGACCGAGGTCGACGTTGCGGCCCAGCGGGTCACGCTGCCGGGGGCGGCCATTGCGCATCGCCAGGAGAAGACGAACCGCTTCTGGATCGAGAACGCTCCCGAGGCGCTCGACCAGCCGGGGGAGTGGTGCTGCGATCCGTCGGCCCGGACGATCCGCCTCATCCCGCCCGCCGGCATCGATCCACTGACGGCGAACATCACGGTCCCGCGGCTCAGGACGCTCGTCCTCATCGACGGAGCGGCGGACGTCCGGCTCCAGCGGCTGCAGTTCTCGGAGTGTGACGTCGAGACGCCGCCGCAGGGAGACATCGACATGCAGGCCGCGGCTCCCCGGCGAGGCGCGATCGTGCTGCGGTCCGTCCGGAACGGCCTCGTCGAACAGTGCACGGTCCGCAGCGTCGCGGGCTATGCGGTCGACATCGCCCGCGGTTCTCGCGACTGCATCGTCCGTCGGTGCGAACTGTCGCAGCTCGGCGCGGGGGGTGTGCGGATCGGGGAGACGAAGATCGAGGAGGTCCCCGAAGCCCAGGTCTCGGGCCACGTTGTCGAGGACTGCCGGATTCACGACTACGGGCAGATCGACTTCGGGGCGTGCGGAGCCATCGTGTTCCAGGCGGCCCGGAACACGATCCGCCACAACGAGATTCACCACGCCCCCTACACCGGCGTCTCGGTCGGCTGGACCTGGGGCTATCGCGACTCCCCCTGCCGCGAGAACCTCGTCGAGAAGAACCACATCCATGATCTCGGGGGCAAGCTCCTCAGCGACCTGGGGGCGGTCTATCTCCTCGGCCCGCAGCCGGGGACGGTCGTGCGGGGGAACCTGATCCACGACCTCGCCTGCTTCGACTACGGCGGCTGGGGCCTCTACACCGACGAGGGCTCGTCCGGCATGTTGCTCGAAGGGAATGTCGTCTACCGCTGCCAGACGGCCGGGTTCCACCAGCACTACGGGAAGGAGAACACGATCCGCGGCAACGTCTTTGTGAACTGCGGCGAAGGGGGGATCCGGCGTTCGCGGGACGAGGACCACCAGTCGTTCACGCTGGAGAAGAACGTCGTCGTCAGCCCGTCGCCGGCGTTCCTGACCGGGAACTGGAAGAAGGGGACCTATCCCTGCAACCACAACCTCTACTTCACGCCGGCCGAGGGTCCGAGGACGTGGACCGGGAAGAGCTGGGAGGAGTGGCAGGGGTCCGGTCACGACCAGCACTCGGCGATCGGTGATCCGCGGTGGCTCGACCCCGATCATCCGGAGCGCGGTGTCCGCGCCGATTCCCCCGCGCGGATGCTGGGCATCGATGTTCCGGTCCTTGAGGACGCCGGCCCTCGGGCCGCGGCTCCGAAGTAGAGCCTCACGCCGCCGGGTAATGTGGTCCTTTACAAAACGAAGAAACCCCGCCGGCGGCCGTTTCCGGCTGCGGGCGGGGTTATCGATTCTCGACGGCAGAGCCGGCGACCGGCGGGACTACTTCACGTCGATCAGCTCGACGAGGAAGTGGAGCGTGGCGTTCGGCGGAACGTCGCGTCCGGCGCCGCGGGCGCCGTAGCCCAGGCTGGCGGGAATCTCGAGTTCGATCATTCCCCCTTCACCGACGAGCTGCATCCCTTCCGTCCACCCCTTGATGACCTGATTGAGGCCGAAGGAGATCGACTCACCCCGCTTGTAGGAGCTGTCGAAGACCTTGCCGTTGTCGAGCCAGCCGTGGTAGTTGACCTCGACGGTCTGGGTCGCCTTCGGCTTGGCTCCCTTTCCTTCGCGGAGGACCCGGTACTTGAGTCCGGACGGGGTGGTGGTGAGCGCCTTGGGGGCGGCGGCGTCCATCTTGCCGGCGCCGGCGGGGAGTTCGGGGAACTTCACTTCTTTGTCATCGGCCATGGAAACTCCTGCGATCACGAGGGCCAGTCCGACCAAGGCTACGCGAGTCAATCCCTTCAACAGCATAAAGCACCTGATCCATTGGAGCGGTGTGAAACTCGATCGACGCACCGGGCGTCCGGCGGACGTGGTCATCGATGCGGACAGTGAAAAACGGAGCCGACTTCCCGTCGGCTCCGGTGGTGGCGATTACTTGACGTCGATCAGTTCGACGATGAAGTGCAGTGTGGCGTTCGGGGGAACGTCGCGGCCGGCGCCTTGCGCCCCGTAGCCGAGTTCGGGCGGAATCTCGAGCTCGATCATTCCGCCTTCGCCGACGAGCTGCATCCCTTCGGTCCAGCCCGGAATGACACCTCCCAGCGGGAACGAAATCGATTCTTTCCGGGCGTAGGAGCTGTCGAAGACGTTGCCGTTATCGAGCCAGCCGTGGTAGTTGACTTCGACCGTATCGGACGCGGTCGGCTTGGCACCTTTCCCCTCGCGGAGAATGCGGTACTTGAGGCCGGACGGCTGTGCCGTGAGGGTCTTGGGGGCGTTCTCGTCCGCCTTGCCCGCGCCTTCGGGGAGTTTCACTTCGCGCGGTCCGGAGTCCGTGGCGGCGGCAGCGGGAGGGGCCGGCGGTGCGCTGGCGGGTGGTGCGGGAGGCTCGGCGCACCCCTGACAGAGGGCGAGCGACAGACAGGCCGCCCAGGACAGACGCATCACCATGATGAAAACTTCTCTCGGTATTGGAGGACGATAAGGGGGTAAGCGTAACTTGCGGGGCGTGTGGGGAAAAGCCGCGGCCAGGCAGGCTTGAACCGCGTCCTTGCCGCCGGCGGCACTTCCATGAGGAACCGTGGTAAGTAACGGACGCCCACTTTGTGGGACCGGCGTTGAGGACTCACCGCTCGCTTTGAAATCCCCGCGGGTTGGTGAGGGGGCATACGGCACCGTGTCCGCATTTGGAGACGCCCTCCTTCAGATATCTCTCGACGGTCAGCCTCCGGCGGGCAAAGGGGCGTTGCCCCTCTGCACTCCCCACCAGGGTGCCCCTGGACCCGGATGAGACGTACTCAACCGATAATCACGCGCGGTTGCAGAGCCGGGTTCTTCTCCGCTTTCATCAGCAGCTCACGCACCAGCCACGGGACGTTCCCTTCACCGAACAACAGGAATCCCACGTTCGCCCGCATCGGACTCTCGTTCGACCAGCCAAAGTGAATCTCCGGCGGCCGACCACTCTTCGACATCTCCAGCGCCACCGCCGCCAGCACATGCGGGATCGACGAACAGTTCGTAATCCGCAGCACGATCCGCCCCTCCTGCTGCGTCACGTCGATCGTCGGGTGCTGGTAGAACTCGCTCACATCCCCCCGCGAGACCTCCACAAACACGATCGGCTCATGCGGCTGCAGATGGTGCTCCGCCCGGATGCTCTGCTCCTTCTCGATCAGGTCCCGCCCGCCGGGACGGTGCGGCACCAGGATCGCAATCTCCAGATGCCGGAGACTGTCCCACAGGAACTTGTCGTTATCGTCCTTGAAGTCGAAGCCGGTAAACCGCAGCTCCGTCGACCGCCACGTCCGGGAAATGATCGAGGTCACGATGATCGCCACAATGAAGAAGCTGGCGATCTGCATCCCCTGCGGCTTCTCGATGATGATCGCCACCATCGTGTAGAAGAACAGCAGGCCGATCAGCGAATACCCCCACGGCACGCGCCAGATCCAGTGGCCCGTGCGGGAGCGGTACGTCTCGATGATCGTCGCTGTCGCGGCGCTCGACATCAGCACGATGACCCCCGTCGCATACGCCGCCCCCTGGGCGTCGACGCTGGCGCTGAAGATCCAGGTCACGAAGAGATTGATCCCCGTGAACAGCAGGACGAGCGGCCGGGTGGCCCGCGCCCAGTCAGGGGCCATCCCGTACCGCGGCAGGTACTGCGGCACGAGGTTGAGCAGTCCCGCCATCGCGCTCGCCCCGGCGAACCACAGGATGACGACGGTGCTGATGTCGTAGAGCGTGCCGAAGACGTTCCCGAACAGCGGGCTGACCGGCAGCGGGCTCTCGCCGTGTGCCAGATAGGCCAGCGCGCGATCGGCCGCCGGGCCTTTCTCCGGAGGGCGGCCGGGCTCGAGGGTCGCCGCGCTCTCCTCTTCGGCGATGGCGGGGGCCTTCCGCAGCGCATCCGCTGGAATCAGCGTTGCGGTGACGAGCGACGAACAGAGCAGGTACGACGACATGATGAGGGCCGCCACCAGCAGGAGCTTCCGCGCGCCGTCGATCCGGCTTTCCAGCCGCTCCTGGGGCGTCTCTCCTTCTTCAGCGATCAGCGGCATGACCGCCACGCCGGTCTCGAATCCGCTCAGCCCCAGGGCCAGTTTGGGGAACAGAAGGAAGCACAGGATCAGGATCGAGCCCCAGCCGGTCCCCGACA of Planctomyces sp. SH-PL14 contains these proteins:
- a CDS encoding FG-GAP repeat domain-containing protein; translated protein: MPSPDTPSASDPGSQRGRLGWLLLLLGLPLLLVLLWNRIPPRGTLPEPVSNGTSYPASPIPWTPREMESPAAVPSWTTHVQLADRNGDGRRDAIVCDARFNQVVSYDQTADGGWTRSVLATEIPAPAHATLVDLDRDGRLDLVVSSLGNIWPDDLRVGKLIWLRNTGEAYEPVELLTDVRRVADAQPGDFDGDGDIDLAVAVFGYARGEILWLENDGQQAFTSHQLFPAAGAIHVPVADFDGDGDLDIAAVVSQDREQVWGFDNDGKGTFTPRLLFESLNYDLGSAGLVKTDLDGDGDVDLLLPAGDNLEDSHSYPQPYHGCFWLENNAVGAKPTPWTFTSHRISNLGGTYAASAGDLDGDGDKDVVLVSMFNDWDRPGHASLVWLENDGKQTFRPWQVETDQTHLVTVDCADLDGDGRAEVVTGPLHLHPPFRNSPPATLWTTASGKAAP
- a CDS encoding right-handed parallel beta-helix repeat-containing protein, which codes for MTTLTRIALLLSIAGPWGLSVHGAEPSLQERINHSGKKGEARTVLIPAGRYELTEPLHLGPEASGLTLAAEPGAQVEIVGSSRLTGWKRIDEARNVWECRLPDGFPTAPPRQLFLAGSRLVRARTPNTGWLETKETLATKPPLTLGLPDGMARAEWVRQGVVIRGLQKWAGFQLAVTEVDVAAQRVTLPGAAIAHRQEKTNRFWIENAPEALDQPGEWCCDPSARTIRLIPPAGIDPLTANITVPRLRTLVLIDGAADVRLQRLQFSECDVETPPQGDIDMQAAAPRRGAIVLRSVRNGLVEQCTVRSVAGYAVDIARGSRDCIVRRCELSQLGAGGVRIGETKIEEVPEAQVSGHVVEDCRIHDYGQIDFGACGAIVFQAARNTIRHNEIHHAPYTGVSVGWTWGYRDSPCRENLVEKNHIHDLGGKLLSDLGAVYLLGPQPGTVVRGNLIHDLACFDYGGWGLYTDEGSSGMLLEGNVVYRCQTAGFHQHYGKENTIRGNVFVNCGEGGIRRSRDEDHQSFTLEKNVVVSPSPAFLTGNWKKGTYPCNHNLYFTPAEGPRTWTGKSWEEWQGSGHDQHSAIGDPRWLDPDHPERGVRADSPARMLGIDVPVLEDAGPRAAAPK
- a CDS encoding FKBP-type peptidyl-prolyl cis-trans isomerase, which codes for MADDKEVKFPELPAGAGKMDAAAPKALTTTPSGLKYRVLREGKGAKPKATQTVEVNYHGWLDNGKVFDSSYKRGESISFGLNQVIKGWTEGMQLVGEGGMIELEIPASLGYGARGAGRDVPPNATLHFLVELIDVK
- a CDS encoding FKBP-type peptidyl-prolyl cis-trans isomerase, encoding MVMRLSWAACLSLALCQGCAEPPAPPASAPPAPPAAAATDSGPREVKLPEGAGKADENAPKTLTAQPSGLKYRILREGKGAKPTASDTVEVNYHGWLDNGNVFDSSYARKESISFPLGGVIPGWTEGMQLVGEGGMIELEIPPELGYGAQGAGRDVPPNATLHFIVELIDVK
- a CDS encoding amino acid transporter codes for the protein MSASPTHASGEHGHHFKSFWLWVMCLTGVDYFSTLGYQPSIAFDNAGRLSPIATLFLVLVTLFGAVPIYRHVASSSPHGQGSIAMLERLVSGWGGKILVLILLGFAATDFVITKTLSAADAAVHLLENPFWEHHAPRLLQNQVTLTMMLLTLLGGWFMRGFAEVVWLAVAIVAVYLSINFLLLVECLRYLLTHPSLLSEWFQHVVNGEWAIGSHLPVSGTGWGSILILCFLLFPKLALGLSGFETGVAVMPLIAEEGETPQERLESRIDGARKLLLVAALIMSSYLLCSSLVTATLIPADALRKAPAIAEEESAATLEPGRPPEKGPAADRALAYLAHGESPLPVSPLFGNVFGTLYDISTVVILWFAGASAMAGLLNLVPQYLPRYGMAPDWARATRPLVLLFTGINLFVTWIFSASVDAQGAAYATGVIVLMSSAATATIIETYRSRTGHWIWRVPWGYSLIGLLFFYTMVAIIIEKPQGMQIASFFIVAIIVTSIISRTWRSTELRFTGFDFKDDNDKFLWDSLRHLEIAILVPHRPGGRDLIEKEQSIRAEHHLQPHEPIVFVEVSRGDVSEFYQHPTIDVTQQEGRIVLRITNCSSIPHVLAAVALEMSKSGRPPEIHFGWSNESPMRANVGFLLFGEGNVPWLVRELLMKAEKNPALQPRVIIG